From the genome of Pelagicoccus enzymogenes:
CGTCAAACGAGGACACGCGGAAATAGACGGATCCGTCTTCGGAGGCGTAAGCGTGGCCACGCTCGATAAGGTCCTCGATCATCTTGATTTGCTCGGGGATGTGGGCGGTGGCCTTTGGCTCGATTTGCGGAGCCAGCATGTTGAAGCGTTCGCAGTCCTTGTGGAAAACTTCGGTCCAGTGCTCGGTGAATTCCGTGAGCGGGCGGCCTTCTTCGATGGAGCGGGCGATGGTCTTGTCGTCTACGTCGGTGAGGTTGCGAACATGGATCACCTTATAGCCTGCGGTCTGCAGGACGCGTCGCATTACGTCCTGGTTGAGGAAGGTGCGGAAGTTGCCGATGTGGGCCTGGGCGTAGACGGTGGGACCGCAGCAGTACATGCCGACGACATTGCCTTTGGTGGGAACGATGGGTTCCGCCTTGCGGGAAAGGGTGTTGTGGAATGTGACTTGTTGCAAAGTATGAAGGTTGAAGGATGAAGGTTGAAGATGTGTAGGTTTCGGTTGCGTGTTGCGTGCGAATCTACAGCTTCGCGGAAAAGAGCCATGAAGCGTTTCGATAAGACCGAGGATTTCAAGCTGGATTTACCGCGCCGCCCGAGGCGGATGCGTCGTACTGCCTCGTTGAGGGCGATGGCGCAGGAGACTTACGTGAGGGTGGAGGACTTGATTGCCCCCTTGATTGTGAAGGAGTCGGGCGAAAAGGAGCCCGTTGGATCGATGCCGGGCCTGTATCGTTTGAATATCGACGACCTGGTAGCGGAGTGCCGCGAGCTGGCGTCGCTGGGCGTTCCAGCGGTGGCCATTTTTCCCAACATGGATGCGAGCTTGAAGGATGCCTTGGGCTCGGAGGCGGGAAATCCGGATACTTTGACCTTGCGGGCGGTGCGAGCCCTGAAGGCCGAAGTGCCCGGGCTTTCGGTTATCACGGATGTGGCCCTGGATCCTTATACCTCGCACGGGCATGACGGTGTCTTGAACAAGGACGGCAGCTATGTGCTCAATGACGAGACGGTGCGTCGCCTGTGCGAAATGGCGGTGCTGCAGGCGGAAGCGGGCGTGGATATCGTGGCGCCTTCGGACATGATGGACGGACGTGTGGGGGCGATCCGCAAGGCTTTGGACGATCGCGGATTTATCGATACGGCGATCATGGCCTACTCGGCGAAGTTTGCCTCGGCGTACTACGGTCCGTACCGCGAGGCGGTGGGCAGCGCCAGCGCGGCGGGCACGACCTTGCTGGGCAAAGAAACTTATCAGATGAATCCGGCGAATCGTCGGGAGGCGATCATGGACGCCTTGCTGGACGAGGACGAGGGGGCGGATTTCGTGATGGTGAAGCCGGCTGGAGCTTACTTGGACATCATTCGGGAATTGCGGGATGCGTCGCAAGTGACGGTCGCGGCCTACCAGGTTTCGGGTGAGTACGCCCAGATCCATGCGGCGGCCCAGCTCGGTTGGCTCGACTACGAGAAGACGCGTGACGAGTCGCTGCTGGCGATCAAGCGGGCGGGAGCGGACGTGATCCTGACTTACTTTGCGAAGGAAGTGGCGAGGAAGCTGAAGGGGTAGGGAACGCACTGTAGGGTCTGCGGCGTGTCGGGAGCGACAGCCCCACAAATTTTGCGCGAAAAAGCCCGCTCGGATTTCCGAGCGGGCTTTGTAATTGGAAATTGGTTACTTGTCTTCGTCGTCCTCTTCTTCGTCGGACCCGAAGTCATCGTCGTCGTCATCATCGGGAGGAGGGCCTTCGTAGGTGTCGTCCGAATCGTCGTCGTCATCCTCGTCGTCTTCGTCCCACTTGAGGCTCTCGTCCTTGGATATCTCCGAGGTGTCTTCCTCTTCGATCTCCGGAAGGTCCTCGAAATCGTCGTCTCCGTCGGACTTGCTGGCGGAGTCGTCGTCGTCGAGCTCCCAGCCAGCCGGCACGTAGTCCAGGATATTGGTGACCTCGTTGAAGAGATGAACCGCGCGTCCTTCGATGAAGTTGTTGTTCTCCTCTTCGCGGATGTCGTCTTCAACTTCGTCGACGGTGAGCTTTTGCTCGAAGTCGATCAGGTCGTTGAGCATGGCCACGCGGATCTTCGTGATGTGGTTGATGAAGTCAGCGTAGGGGCTGTTCTCGTCGTCCACGATATTTGGAAGTCCGAAGAGCGGCTCTTCTGCGTCGGCGAAGTTTTCCTGAGAGCGGGTGAGTCGGATGAGTCCGTCTCCCAAGTTTCTCTGGATACGAAACGGAATGAACGCTGCGTCGAAAAGATCTTGGTCGAGCTTGTACTCTTGAAGGGGCTCTAGGAGGTCAAGGATGTGGGAAATTTGGCGCGGGTCGACGATGCTGAGCCCGTCGACGTCCCAATGCACGTCGTCGCTCACTTCCACTACCCACCAGTTCGTGTCTTCGCCGAGACGAACTGTGCACCACTCTAACTGTTTTGCTGCTCTTGGCATATATTACGAATTACGGTTATCCAAAAAGCTCCTGAGGCTGCTAAGTCAATCAATGAAAGGCTAAAAACGACGAAATGTTGTAGGGGCTTTAAGGCAAATTTTGAAGGGCATGATCCGGTGGCATTGCAAGGGGAAATTTGCTCCTTGCGGCCCTGCCTTCTGCGATCCCTTTAGATTACGCGGATAATGCGTATGTTTTTGATTTCCAATACGTGAGTTATTGCCTTCTTTTACGCGCAGCATGGGCGCTGTCTACAAGAACCTACTGAAACCACTATTTTTCAAGCTCGACCCCGAGAGGGCTCACGAAGTGACTGTCGACTCCCTAAGGGTGTTGCGCGCGATTCCTGGACTGAAGGGGTTGTTGGGCGCGTTCAACCAGTTGCCGAGCGCGGCTAAACCGGTGGAAGCCTTCGGCGTGAAGTTTCCCAACCGTATTGGCTTGGCAGCCGGCTTCGACAAGAATGCGGTATGCTGGGAGGCCTTTGAGGCCTTTGGTTTCGGGCACGTAGAAATTGGTACGGTGACGCACAAGGCCCAGCCAGGAAATCCGAAGCCTCGGCTTTTTCGCTATCCTGAACATGACGCGGTGCTGAACCGGATGGGCTTCAATAATCATGGAGCCCAGTTCGTGGCGGCTCGTTTGGCGGGGCAGCCTGGTCCTGGGGAACGTCGTATTCCGCTCGGCGTGAATATCGGCAAGTCCAAGGTTACGCCGCTGGACAAAGCGGTCGAAGACTACCTTGGATCCTTCGCCCTTCTGGCGGACCATGCTGATTACGTAGTGGTAAACGTGAGCAGCCCAAATACTCCCGACTTACGCAAGTTGCAGGAAGGGGATCGCCTGAGGGAATTGCTTGGTGAGTTGGTGGCGGCTAACGAGCAACGTGAGGAAAGACGTTCCGGAAGCCGAAAGCCGATTTTGTTGAAGATCGCTCCGGACCTAACGGAAGGAGAAGTCAGCGACATCGTGCAGATATTGCATGACCTGAAACTCGACGGTATTATTGCGACGAATACGACGATGGCTCGCGAAGGCCCATTCAAGGATCTTGATCAGGCTGGCGGCATCAGTGGGGCTCCGATATGCGACATGTCGACCAAGATGATCGCACACATCGCCAAGCTCGTTGACGGAAAATTTCCGATCATAGGCGTTGGCGGTATCACAAGCCCGGATACCGCGGCTCAAAAGATAGATGCCGGCGCCACTCTGGTGCAGGTCTATTCGGGCATGATTTTCGAGGGACCGCTGATCGGGAAGCGGGTGGCTCGCCACCTTGCCGAGAAGTGCGGAGACTTGTAGTAGGGGGCGACGGCGTGGAAGTCGTCCCTCCCATTTGAACTATTAAAAAAGCAGCTACTCCGATGGAGTTGCTGCTTTTGAGCTTTAAAGCCGCTGTGAGTGACGCCCGCGGAGCGGTTGTCCCACCGC
Proteins encoded in this window:
- the hemB gene encoding porphobilinogen synthase; amino-acid sequence: MKRFDKTEDFKLDLPRRPRRMRRTASLRAMAQETYVRVEDLIAPLIVKESGEKEPVGSMPGLYRLNIDDLVAECRELASLGVPAVAIFPNMDASLKDALGSEAGNPDTLTLRAVRALKAEVPGLSVITDVALDPYTSHGHDGVLNKDGSYVLNDETVRRLCEMAVLQAEAGVDIVAPSDMMDGRVGAIRKALDDRGFIDTAIMAYSAKFASAYYGPYREAVGSASAAGTTLLGKETYQMNPANRREAIMDALLDEDEGADFVMVKPAGAYLDIIRELRDASQVTVAAYQVSGEYAQIHAAAQLGWLDYEKTRDESLLAIKRAGADVILTYFAKEVARKLKG
- a CDS encoding quinone-dependent dihydroorotate dehydrogenase: MPSFTRSMGAVYKNLLKPLFFKLDPERAHEVTVDSLRVLRAIPGLKGLLGAFNQLPSAAKPVEAFGVKFPNRIGLAAGFDKNAVCWEAFEAFGFGHVEIGTVTHKAQPGNPKPRLFRYPEHDAVLNRMGFNNHGAQFVAARLAGQPGPGERRIPLGVNIGKSKVTPLDKAVEDYLGSFALLADHADYVVVNVSSPNTPDLRKLQEGDRLRELLGELVAANEQREERRSGSRKPILLKIAPDLTEGEVSDIVQILHDLKLDGIIATNTTMAREGPFKDLDQAGGISGAPICDMSTKMIAHIAKLVDGKFPIIGVGGITSPDTAAQKIDAGATLVQVYSGMIFEGPLIGKRVARHLAEKCGDL